AGGTGACCAGCACATAATACCCATCACGTTGGGCACAACCAGCAGGATCCCCCCCGCTACTCCAGACTTGGCTGGCAGACCGACCTGCAGCAGGGAGAACAGTTACATAAGAGACGATCAGCTGTCTGTTTCTAAAGTAGCAACAGCACGACGCTGCAAATGGAAAGTCAGCAATATTGTTGGTTTCAATAATTCACCAGTTAGAGAGATGTATCCATTGTTCTGCCTGTGACATTATAACGCCTGGGAGCATTCCTTTATTTAGTATCCATATAGGATGAGGACACTGTGGAGTTTCAGACGGGGTCAGTATTTCTACTAGTGCTTTATTTTCCATCAGTTAAAAAGTGGAAACTCACATGAACTCTAAACAGAAAACATTCTAAGGCATGATCAATGGAGAGTATATTTACACTTTGGTGCTTTCAAATCTGACTTCTTCTAATCATGAAAAACTGAAGAAGATTTTCACACATTACTTCCTCCCTCTACATTTTCCTCCCACCAGAACGTGTCTTGTTAAAATGTGCCATCCTATCAGCTCAAACACTTCGGCTCAGCTCAGGCAGAGCATGTGATGTGACATCTATGATATGCTGAGGCTGACATGTTTGCCTCTTACAAGCATATGAGCCTGTATCAAGactttattccttttttaatgTGGAGAAATCTCTCACCATGTTTGCaaattttttccagttttaggGGAAAGAGACATCCATAGTGTTGACATAATAATGAcaattcaatacatttcaaTTCTGAATATTTGAAACTCATTTTTTGCAGTATCATTATACTTTTTATCAGTATCGGTACTGTCCTCTCTCCAGCAGTGAGTAACCACAGTGCTGCTGAGATTTCCATTCGGAAATACCTTGCATTTTAGGCAAATGATGCAAGCACGCCCATGTGGAGCTGATGCTACAGAGCAGTGCTAGCacatgtttatgtttaaataaaacctaaaatattAATGTGGATTTTTGCCAATTGTATTGAAAATGGATATTTTTAAAAGGTATTGCATCAAAGTTAGAAATCCCAGTATTGTGACAACACTAagccatgacatcatcaatattCGAGGTGAGGTCACTCTGTTCAGCCCAGAGGCCGACAGAGTTATTGGGAAGTGGGTAATCCTCAGTGGAAGCTCTGGTTTACACTTTGCTCTAAGGCAGGGATGGAGTACTGGAGTGAGTCCTGGACTAGGGTTAGACTTGAACCCCAGGACTCACATTCTGATATTTGGTACACGCAGAGGCAGTGTGTACCTGTACGTGCTCCCCACTATTCAGAATCAAAAAATGTCCAGAGACACACCCCACATCGTCCTGTTTGCTTTCACTAATTTCAACTCCAAATCAGGAAATGTTTTATCTGTCAGAGGACAACTGAGGAGAAGACTGAGGCAACGTCGAATTTCAATCCACACCTGTCACACTTACACCCAGAAAAGTAAGTGAATTGAAGCTAATGTGACTCAACTGGGGGGGCACAGATGTTGGATTAGGTGGTAGTAAGAAAGGACATCATATCATGATAGACCAGGTGCAGTTTTATAGGCTAGAAAAGGTAAATAACATCACTGTTAAAAAGCTGCACGTCCTTGATGATAGTGCAGACgaaattattatgattaatagCTTACAGTTCCTTTTTATACTCATCACCAACATGCAAAGATGAGTGCATGCAAAAGAACATGTCAAGCCAATAAATGGTCAGTCGTGTGACTTCTTCTTGGTGTTCACTTCACAAACCTTTCCTACTATAAAACAGAATATGTCCCATACTAAACTTTTACTTACATGGAAAGCAAACTGTCCTGAGAAGTCATACATGCCGCAGGAGTGCATCAGACTCAAGGTGTTCCTCACCGCCTCCGGGCTCAGCACGCGCTCACCCGTGATTGGGCAGATGCCGCCATTAGCCAGCGTGGCTGCCATGACGCTGGCGCTCTCGCAGGTCACCTCGATGGAACACAGCTGGAGGGTCACACAAAGGACACATTTTATCATCTCTCTACAACCATTTTCTCCCACCATGCAGAGCACatttaatgttaaagtgatTGTTGGGGTGCGAGAgcagaaataagaaaaacaagttATAAGGTAAAAATGAAAGTACAATGGTGGTAAAAGTGACAATGCAGCTTCCATCAGGGCACAAGGGGTAAAGGAATAATATGCTATGGTCCTTACAGTAAactgtttaaatgtgtgttttctctcaataaaaatacaaaaagaagagaagtatgataatcacattttttattagatattggCTCATCACAGACATAATGGTATCAATCAGTATCGGTGCACACGTTGTCCAGTATGTGCcaataataacttttttctgAAAGAACAGATAATTCACAAAATGCTGCTTGTGGTGATTCAGAAATGGTGTTAgccatttcttttattttcattcaaatggTCAGCAATGGATTGAAATGGAGCATACAACTCTGATGTTAAATTAaccattaattttatttttatttaaatagtcagcaaacgactgatactgaacatacaatGCTGACATTTATTCAacgtatttaatatttattgtttaatttcttAGGTTTCACTTCCagaattggttgaaaacattaataaaatgttaaatattctttaataaagtaattggttgaagaaagcagccttctgagtacctgAGTGTTGAGTCAtttagattgattgattgatttttagtGTCATATCGGTGCACAATCGAAAAAAAGGTACATTCCTTTTCAGCTCAACAATGAATTATATTGGCTGCCATATCAGTGACTTGGGAATTTCTCCTCTCTAAAACAGCATTGAGGTTGACTGAAAGAAAGGGATATGTGGCTAAAAGTGGCAGAGGAGCAGAAAGTTGATCCAGCCCTCAGGAATGGAATCAATAGTGCAGGAAGAGCAGCAGGAAAACAATATTCTGTTCACATAAAGAATGAATGATAGTTGAAAACGGatactgaaaaacaaaagaaaagaaaaaaaatcactgctAGACTCACTTGAAAGTAGAAGTCCAGTACAGAGGTCATGTCTGTCCCCTCTGGGAAACACTGCAGAGGAACAAAGTGTTAAAAACAAGTAGagcacaaagataaaaacactcatCAAGGTCCAACAGGCCGGGTCACTGGGCCTCTAGCAGTCATTTACTTTCATTTTGATTTATCTTTACTGTTgagctttgtagggcagagtcACATCAATGGAACAAAAAGTGAGTCAATAATGACTCATCCAGGCTCAAACCTTTTTCTCCTTCAGGTAGTAGCCTATGGCAAAGTTCCTATCTCCTGACTCGCGCTCTGACTGGAATCTGTCACACAAAGAGCAGAGCACTCCCATTACACAGAGGAAGGAAATAGTtgcatcgtgtgtgtgtgtgtgtgtgtgtgtgtgtgtgtatgtgtgtgtgtgtgtgtgtgtgtgtgcacttgtgtGTTGGAATTCCACCACCCCTCCCCTGATGTGTACAGTACAACCAGAGCTCTTATGCTGTCATGTGATGATACTGCAACATGAACTGTTTTTTTCCAGACACATTGTTCGCATGTGGTGCCATCATCAATCATGCATATGCAAGTGACCTTTACAacacagatttcaacttccaatCCTCATCTGTGATAAAGTCCTTGGATACAACAATCACTCCTACTATATTCCTAATAAGGTCCATTGTTTCTGGTGATGCAACTGTAGCTGAAGGTGAACCAGAaacatgtaaatataaactGTGGCAAAACGTTAAACAAGTTTTACTGCTTTCTGTTGGTGTCCAGCACACAGGAAACCTACAgaggtgtttttatttaaaagggatagttttttcttttttaagtgtgGTTGTATAAGGTACCTATACATATAACCCCTATTCCAAAAAAGGTTGGGAGATTGattaaaacgtaaataaaactgaatgggATCATTTGATAATGacatattatatatgttataaataacATTATAAGGTGATTCTAACAGCAATTCATTGACTCTTATGATAATAGACAGTATCAGTGCAGAAAGGACTGTAATtctcatgtatgcatgtttaacaggtaaacttttgtttttgtaaatatagacATTCTGCTTTTATTAGCACTTTTATGCAGTGTCCGACAGTGTCTGCAccaagtttggagaagcaggcatgAGTACCGGCATGATTTGGCTATTGATAAttcataataattaatttataattgtatgaattattataataatattttatgtcGCACAGCCCTTTCCAACAGGGAACTGAAGAAATTATCTATGTCGTCGAAGCAACCAGACTCGGGCAGAACACAGAAGTCGATTGGTTCGTGTCTTTGTGTTACTGTGGGACGTTCATGTTTTATAGCGTtagtaaaacatgtaaaaccAATCGAGGTAgctgtagaccagcaactcccctGGTCTGCAAGGTAAAGTAacttttattactgtttttgtcatagATGGATACAACAGCTTCACTTTCCCAGTGAGGGTAAagggaaatatatatacacattaaactaggtggctaaaatacaccCTGTCATCACTTAGCTTCTGTGCTGGTACTattgcctgcttctccaaactgcgGGTTTGCCGACAGCCATCTACTGacagtaatacactgactatggataagtatctCATACAAAGTATCCCTTTAatcttcctctcctctggactgctctgtgtgggtgtgtacaGACGGTGCTCGACTCACAGTTTCCCTCCTCTCCTAGCTttgctctgtgtctgttttatttgctACATGGAGCTTGACATCATGTTATTCCAGCTCTGCCCCAAATCAACCTGAGCAGAAGTCTGATCAGCTGGAGTAACTGGCAacacctgtgtgggtgtgtatgaCCTTTGTTTGCACAGCTTACATGTGTTGGCAGTGAAAATCATAGACTGGAGGTTCTGTATTTTcaccttatttatacagtctgatTCAAccattaaactgatttttttcattcatcattgTTGAATGATGCTGCTGACACGCATggccttttgtttttattgctgcaAATACCAGAAATTCAGGTTCCAGATTTGGTTTTGAAACCATCACTGAGCCAATTGGGTTTTAGAGCACATTATCTAAGAGCTGATTACAGACACCAGCTGTATTGAGACTGCTTGTGGATTGGTTAGTAGGTCCAACATGCTTCAAAGTTTGAACGCAGAGAGTCTGCTATGTGTGGTGTCCTGGTGAGTAAAAGAAGATTTAGATTTAGAGAGGACTTACGTGGCGTTGCTAAAACCCACATACTCGTTTCCCGCCATGTCTTTCAGAAAGTTCATGACCTGGAGAGAAAGCACAGTGACGAAATGATCAACAGGGGTTAAATTCTACCGTTGCTTTATGACCTATACATCTTAAAAATAGCTGTGTCCCAATTCCACACTACATACTAATTATAAACAGTATGTACAGCACTCAAAAAATCACAGGGTGATCTGAATGTGGTCAGTGATACTTTACAAAGAGAGATGTTACTAAAGATTTAATACTTTTTGCCCTTCAGCAGCGGTGCTTGGGCCATtttaagcaggaaaaaaaatagttgcaTGGTCTCAAATTACATCTAAACAGTACAGAAAAATGTTGTGTAGTTGTGTAAAAACTATACTCAAAACCTACTTAGTATCTCTGTGTAGCGAGGAATTGGTCActcaaaaatgactttattagcCTGGCTTAAGAGATCAGACAATCTCTAGACAAAGTATATGATAACTGAAAAATGACTTCCAGTACTTACATAATCAAATCTTTCTGCGTTGCTTGCACCTTGCTGAGGAGAGAACAGAAGAATAAGCAGTTAGTACAGTTCAACTACCAAGGGATGCTGCAGAGGACAAGCACAACATTATAAAAGATCATACTAAAATGATAACGCTGACAAATTAAAACTACGGAATTAGAAAGGCGTGAATAGATTTTATtacaaacaaatgtagaaaTCACATGAGCTTTGCCAAGGATtatacaaaatattaataagaTTGGCTTGTGAATAGGTTACAAAGTGGGTTTTTGAGTTAAAAAGGGAGATTTAGTAGACATGTGCATTACCAGAGCTTAGCCAGTTACAGAAAAACATGTCTCACCGTTACATCTCACTACAGTTTGCCATTTCACAGAGTCCAAATAAGTGATTCATAATTATTTCAAGTctaaagagtaaaaaaagacttttCAAAAAAGATTTTTCAAAATCTGAAGCAGCCCTATGTCTGTGTGTAAGTTTCcacataaagtatatatatggGTGTATGCATGTTTGTATTATGGGTTACCAtaatgcatgtgtgcatatgtgtttaAGGATGAGTGTCTACTGCAGGACAACATGTGTCACGTGCAAAGAGCCTGTCAGCCAAAACAGAGGGGAAAGAAGGAACAAAGGGAGGAATGATCTTCTTCTGAGAAGAAATATTACAATTTGTAGCTCAGTGTACATTTATAAGCTCATTGATGCTGCCAATTCCACCAAAGAAACACAGCAAAAGAAAAATGGACACGCAtgcacatactgtactgtagcattagttacaaatataaaaaaatactcaacTATTTATGATTTGGATggtgtgaaaacattttaactttacatttaaaaaaggcttGTGTGACTGACAGTACATTTTAAACTCTACACTTTATGGTGCagaagaaaaagtaagtgaCACTGATGGAGGTGTTAAAGAGTCACTAAATGGGGATTCTACAGAGCTGattggaggagagagagagaaggggggggggggggggggggggtcagggGGACGGGAGAGTGCGAGGAGAAGATAGATatggaaaaggaagaaaaaattaCCAACGTCATTTGACCTGCAGCAGCAGTCATTATTTCCCACAGTTCCTAAGTCTGGAAAATATGcaacaacatacaaaaacagcaacaatatGTAGCCTTCAAGCACCATGTAACAACAGTTTGGGACTACGGCAACCATCCCATAGTCTCCCACCGGGTGTTAAAGCTAACCTGACCAACGGCTAGACATTTGTGCTtcagtgtgaaaaaaacaaaaaaacacattgagaCACTGATGCGATggatggacacaaacacacatgatcGTCTCAGCACTGTGAGGTGAATCATTTTCTGCAATGTGACAGTTTAGGTCGCCGTTTAGCAGGTTTGCTGTGTGAGTAGTAACGTTACACAGACTACAGGTTTTATATTCTGCATCATAAATCAATAACTGGTGGGAACCTGTTTGACTGCACTACTGAAAGCACAGCTGCTGTACTGCTTCAGAGCATGCATGGTTGACTTCACTGGACTGTTTAAAACAGAAGTAGATATCCTGAAATAGTTATTCTGCTTTATCTCGGTCCAGTGTAGATCTGCTAACACCACTGCCAGCAGGGTTTAAGAATTAGTTCAACATCTTTGCACGTTCAAAAGCACAATTTCAACAGCTCAaggattgtgcaccgatttctcaacactctgcaactgtaaccagagagctactttctcaaacataaaactttattaaataaaaatattattattacacaaactatgtattacattgtcagccaattctataaatgataatggggaaaataataataaaaaggaataaaataaacagctaaataaacatcattacttgTCAATTTCAGTAAATTGCTGactgttttaaaaacatatttacaaatattaacagctaacaccatttctaaaccacgccaagcatcattttctgcattatgtattgtatgtatgtataaggttttcataacagcacatatcagacagcatatataCTGATATTGATATGCCTGTGGTCATAATAtctatatctgtcaggctctaataACAACAGCACAGTATTGAATCCTAAAAGGAGACAATTGCAGATAAACACCAAGGTGTCTAAAGGTGTCTTTCCCTGCAAGGTGATAATGCACAACAAGCAAAGGTGGAACTAATTTTTAAACAAGGAATGGAAATGTAATAACATGTtgacactgaaaacacacaggtcCCAGAGCCTTGTAACTGAAAGTCCAAggtgtcaaaaataaatcagcatTCAACCAGCCGTAGGAGAGGATTTTGGCATCATCTACAGGTGAATTACTCCCACAGATGCCTTCGTCTCAAGTAATAAAAAACCTAAGAATCACATCTCCAAGCTTGGTAGCACATGGTTTTTACACCATCGATAAGAATGCAACAAGGATGATTCATATTATTCATCATTGTAATTCATATTCAAAGTCTAAGTTTTTGGCATAACATAAGGTCATCTCCAGAAATAGCTACAGTCAACCACCAGTCCTTGGTGTTAAGAATTTTGTATTAACAGAGAATGTGTCAAAAATCAATAATTCAATCAAGCAAAAgaagcaaatgtgtgtgtgtgtgtgtgtgtgtgtgtgtgtgtgtgtgtgtgtgtgtgtgagtgtgtgggtgtgtgggtgtgtgtgtgcgtgaatgCCAATGCTTCACTGAGAGCCTTGTAAggttaaaggtgcaatgtgtaagaCAAGGGCAGAACTTTGAAATAACAGTGTTGACGTTATGTTAAAGAGGTCTGTGTAGCTAACCAGCTAGCCTCGGCCCATCCTGTCTTGTAATACCACTCGAGTCTTAAGAGGTGACAGTGAGATCAGTCCAAGGTAAGAGGACGAAGAAGTAGAGTTACTGCTTgtggcacagaaaaaaaacaaagacgaCTGAAACTCTCATCACCATCTCGACCACCACAGGTTCGGCGGCAAACACAACAAGTGATctaaaaggcacaaaacaagAGTAAACAGTGGAGTGTCTTTCCACCGCTGGAGACACAGAGATGAGGTCTGATGCTGAACTTCAACTGTTAAGAAACGTCTAACTTTGGCGAATTAGTGAAACATATAATTTGAGCAACTAATGACAATACAAACGGTACTAAAAAACAATCCaaataatattgatatatgatTTTAATGTGGCTGTCTTCTTGCTAAAACTGAGCAAGGCAAGCTATAGTAATGTAAACTCTATGCTGATGGTTAGGTGAAGGTTATAAGACAGCAGTGGTATTTTGAGTTTCAGAAGTTTGCATATTAGtatacttttttattgttgttgcttttatttttggagCATATGGCCAGGAACTACAGATTAGGGTTGGGTCATTGTGCACAGAACTGAGCATCAATACTTGATTCAAATGTCGGGTGCTGCTCGTCTCGATCACTATGGATGGCGATTACGTTGTTaataacactgaatgtaagattTTAATGTTAGCCTTTATttgagaccagcaaagagtttgtgcagctctggaaccagtttcctggctgagagccggttctttggctgtcaaAATGTGTAGAACTGGTTTGAGGATGGGAAACGCCTCTGAATCGGCCTTCAAACTGCCTTGGTCGAAAAGTGTACATGTACAACTTAAATTGACCATGGCAGTTGTTTTTAATGGCAAAAGAAAATATGGATGGACATTGCCAGTTGATTCCAACCATCATCAATTGTCAGTTTAATCAACCTTTGGCCCAAGGCTActacacattgcacctttaaagaATTAAAAATCAAACCTGACAATGATCATTAACAGCTGTAAGAAGCTTAACAATCTAACAGTGCCAATGTGAAAAGCTGGACAAAGGTGGCATTTAAATGTGGTTTAATGCCTCCTTTATTACGTCATTTATGAACTCTAAATGTCTTGAGTAACTGTGTGAAGGCAGATTGACAAACAGCGTGGCACCAAACTCTGCTGTCAGAATGTATTGGCTGTGGCAGGCGAGGTCTTATCTGACTTCCTATCTCTTTTCATGAGTGGACTGTGGCTGTTCTGCGTGCACCTGCATTTGACTGGCACTCTGTCCAGGTTATTTTCAGCAGGGGAAATAACAGCGTGTGTGCTGGTGGCGGCTAAGTGCCTTCAGGAAGGATTAGCACAAGTCTTAATCACCACAACAAGACACATGGCACAGGTAGTGACCTAGAAATGATTCCAGCAGAGTCAAGAGTCAAACATATCTGAACACATTGGAATGTCTGTTGTCTACTGAGAAATACCACAAAGTAACAATGCCAAGATGTAAGAACAACAGGTGTGGACAGGGTGTTAAACACTGAATTATTTGTGAGTCTCTTTTGTGTGTGGGTTTCATTTTGTTCAAACAAGTGTAGGTTAAATAGGCCATTGTAAACAGCCAAATCTTATCTGCTGCTGCCaatatttatgttaaatatttaccTGATAAAGCAGCTCACTGATACCCATCATACAAGGAATGTTCATGCAAAAGGTTTCAGTGGAGATGAGACACAAACtggacataaaaacacacatgaaggagagaaaaagtgtCACTGCTCTTACCTCTATCAGTGAAGTACACACAATAGCGCCAGCATTCACCATGGGGTTGTGGGGCTTATCTGCAAAACAACAAGAAGTCAGTTAGCACGATGTAGGGCGTCATCAGCTCTGTATAAAGACACATCAAACAATGAGAATCAAATACATGGACAGCTACCATTAACTCCAGACTCGACAGATAAACATATatactttaataaaatatttacaaaacagcagcagaatatATTTAGTCTATAGTTTTGTTTTCGGAAGTTGCACGTTGATGTTCACAAGATTGTAGCTTTTGGTATGTGCATAACAAGCTACAAGCTGCAAGCTGACAAAATCTGTGTGGAAACTtgcccttatttattttatctctgcTGGTATGTTCcagggctacatggtggtgtagtggttagcactcttgcctcacagctagagggtcgtcGGTTCACCttgtgggttctcaccaggtattcctcctcccacagtccaaaaacatgcacttaggctacgtttacacgaggacggtctgaacagaagacgcaaaagtggcgtcacgtcttttctttttcgggaggaaatctgcatgcatacggtgacgcaaaagtgtgtgaaattcgattgtatgcagccaggcggcatcacttaaagcgataagagcatctttgggcatgcagaagttttcacgccacacattttcatcagctactccttccacaaagttctccaccatccactagatcgaattgctgcatccagaatgtgatagaggtaattacagatccttctctgttcactaatactatctgtacatatcctgtacatttggtggaaagactcctgtaagtttattagagctgccagagcagcttgaaggtccgacgcatggaaataatcccacatgtttgtttatt
This sequence is a window from Centropristis striata isolate RG_2023a ecotype Rhode Island chromosome 10, C.striata_1.0, whole genome shotgun sequence. Protein-coding genes within it:
- the glsb gene encoding glutaminase kidney isoform, mitochondrial isoform X5, translated to MTAAAGQMTLQGASNAERFDYVMNFLKDMAGNEYVGFSNATFQSERESGDRNFAIGYYLKEKKCFPEGTDMTSVLDFYFQLCSIEVTCESASVMAATLANGGICPITGERVLSPEAVRNTLSLMHSCGMYDFSGQFAFHVGLPAKSGVAGGILLVVPNVMGIMCWSPPLDKLGNSVRGIQFCTDLVELFNFHNYDNLRHFAKKHDPRREGGDQRVKSVINLLFAAYTGDVSALRRFALSSIDMEQRDYDSRTALHVAAAEGHTEVVRFLLEACKVNPVPRDRWGNKPMDEALHFGHHDVVAILQDYHDKYSPPAEADDKKSAEQSLDSLL